A window from Cryptomeria japonica chromosome 1, Sugi_1.0, whole genome shotgun sequence encodes these proteins:
- the LOC131071522 gene encoding protein RESPONSE TO LOW SULFUR 1 has protein sequence MAPALADFSFFSQPSIVPAHKKKNAKEDPSAAIQRLEMEALRSENMKLQRMVEESQRYKAELMADLEKERMRLLKTEEAEERLCSQLGELEAESVLQARNYSHHINSLKQQLAQMQDLLAQFQRNC, from the coding sequence ATGGCTCCTGCTCTCGCTGATTTTTCTTTCTTCTCACAGCCTTCCATTGTGCCCGCACACAAGAAGAAGAACGCCAAGGAAGATCCGAGTGCAGCGATTCAGCGGCTGGAAATGGAAGCCCTGAGATCTGAGAATATGAAGCTGCAAAGAATGGTGGAGGAGAGCCAACGGTACAAAGCAGAATTAATGGCGGATTTGGAGAAGGAGAGGATGAGATTGTTAAAGACGGAAGAAGCAGAGGAGCGCCTGTGTTCACAGCTTGGAGAGCTGGAGGCAGAGTCCGTTCTTCAGGCGCGGAATTACAGTCATCACATCAATTCTTTGAAGCAGCAATTGGCACAAATGCAAGATCTTCTTGCACAATTTCAACGCAATTGCTAA